In Francisella hispaniensis FSC454, a genomic segment contains:
- the cysD gene encoding sulfate adenylyltransferase subunit CysD, translating into MQTHLKKLENESIQIFREVVAQFDNPVMLYSVGKDSSVLLHLARKAFYPSKIPFPLLHVDTTWKFKEMIEFRDSMAKKYDFELIVHINQQGVDNGISPFSHGSVKHTDIMKTQSLKQALDKYKFDAAFGGARRDEEKSRAKERIFSFRDKNHRWDPKNQRPELWNIYNCMVNKGESIRVFPLSNWTELDIWQYIYMENIKIPSLYFAMQRPVVEYEGILMMVNDERTPVELRQKATNKKVRFRTLGCYPLTGAIESDADTLPKIIQEMLLTKTSERQGRAIDKDSSSSMEKKKIEGYF; encoded by the coding sequence GTGCAAACACATTTAAAAAAACTAGAAAATGAATCAATACAGATATTTAGAGAGGTAGTAGCTCAATTTGATAATCCTGTGATGCTTTATTCAGTAGGTAAAGATTCATCTGTACTGCTTCACTTAGCTCGTAAAGCTTTTTATCCGTCAAAGATACCATTTCCATTACTTCATGTTGATACTACATGGAAGTTTAAAGAAATGATAGAGTTTAGGGATAGTATGGCAAAGAAGTATGATTTTGAGCTAATAGTGCATATTAATCAACAAGGGGTTGACAATGGAATAAGTCCTTTTTCTCATGGCAGTGTCAAACATACTGATATTATGAAAACACAGTCACTTAAGCAAGCTTTAGATAAATATAAGTTTGATGCGGCATTTGGTGGCGCGCGTCGTGATGAAGAAAAGTCTCGGGCTAAAGAAAGAATTTTTTCTTTTAGAGATAAAAATCATCGTTGGGACCCTAAAAATCAGCGCCCCGAATTATGGAATATTTATAATTGTATGGTCAACAAAGGAGAAAGTATACGAGTGTTTCCATTATCAAATTGGACTGAGTTAGATATTTGGCAATATATTTATATGGAGAATATTAAGATTCCCAGTTTATATTTTGCTATGCAAAGACCAGTAGTTGAATATGAAGGAATATTAATGATGGTTAATGATGAGAGGACTCCAGTAGAATTAAGACAAAAAGCAACTAATAAAAAAGTGCGCTTTAGAACATTGGGCTGCTATCCACTTACAGGAGCTATAGAGTCTGATGCTGATACATTGCCTAAGATTATTCAAGAAATGCTATTAACCAAAACATCTGAGCGACAAGGTCGAGCTATAGATAAAGACAGTAGTAGTTCTATGGAAAAGAAAAAGATTGAAGGGTATTTTTAA
- a CDS encoding nucleotidyltransferase family protein — MASLKYKTDITFQFLLYLIRKHIHKNNQDYVDQFDIQKIELVDFDKLFNLITYHKVELIVLPIIKDINIPKFDYNRLILRAKKIVTKQLLMEKLLSDILSKFAEHKIENVILKGLPLDKKLYGSQPKRVYKDIDILVKENQLNLVHNILLSIGFNISKHIRYNLEFFEKYPLCKKGIKDLTYVHKSLNIILELHWRITIIDDLKINLNQNFLKKVVYNSKEYMTLTDEYELLYLIYHGGMSGWHRLKWLIDIVDYINLDSIDKQTFLRLITKFRINKLIIDLRFILCELFLVQDNLFTSVLKPRYIFFENYRRSYVLEKLYTTDLSIKELTKKDLFYIFLVTPSKLKFLSTYSIGFFYKNKAIKL, encoded by the coding sequence ATGGCTTCATTAAAGTATAAAACAGATATCACTTTTCAATTTTTATTATATCTAATAAGAAAACATATTCATAAAAACAATCAAGATTATGTTGATCAATTTGATATACAGAAGATTGAGTTAGTTGATTTTGATAAGTTATTTAATCTGATAACATATCATAAAGTTGAGTTAATAGTCTTACCAATTATAAAAGATATTAATATCCCAAAATTTGATTATAATCGACTAATTTTAAGAGCTAAAAAAATAGTTACTAAACAGTTATTAATGGAGAAACTACTTTCAGATATATTATCAAAATTTGCTGAGCATAAAATTGAAAACGTTATTTTGAAAGGATTACCACTAGACAAAAAACTTTATGGGAGTCAACCTAAAAGAGTTTATAAAGACATAGATATTCTGGTAAAAGAAAATCAACTTAATCTTGTACATAATATACTCTTAAGCATTGGGTTTAATATAAGCAAACACATTCGTTATAATCTTGAATTTTTTGAAAAATATCCTCTATGTAAAAAAGGGATAAAAGATCTTACATATGTGCATAAAAGCTTAAATATAATATTAGAATTACATTGGCGTATAACTATAATAGATGATTTAAAAATAAACCTTAATCAGAATTTTTTAAAAAAGGTAGTTTATAATTCAAAAGAATATATGACATTGACAGATGAGTATGAACTTTTGTATCTTATCTACCACGGTGGTATGTCTGGTTGGCATAGACTAAAGTGGCTTATAGATATAGTAGATTATATAAATCTTGATAGTATCGATAAGCAAACATTTCTAAGATTAATAACTAAGTTTAGAATTAATAAACTAATTATTGATTTAAGATTTATCCTTTGTGAGCTATTTCTAGTACAGGATAATTTATTTACTTCTGTTTTAAAACCTAGATATATTTTTTTTGAGAACTATAGAAGAAGTTATGTTCTAGAAAAATTATATACTACAGATCTTTCTATAAAAGAATTAACTAAAAAGGATCTATTTTATATCTTCTTAGTTACTCCAAGTAAATTAAAATTTCTAAGTACTTATTCAATTGGTTTTTTTTATAAAAATAAAGCTATTAAACTTTAA
- a CDS encoding sulfotransferase domain-containing protein, whose amino-acid sequence MLDKIKYKTVWLASYPKSGNTWFRIFLTNYINNSDTPASINDLERTPIASSRWHFDQLYSIDSADLYFDEIDNMRPALYDSWKENESMQFHKVHDAYTYIENEPLLGNPVDQAAIYLIRNPLDVAISFAHHSGYEDINKIIKEMADDDFTLCGTDKTMPNQLRQKHLSWSNHVKSWEDAPIDKLFLRYEDMVANPIKEFTKAIVFLGMELDQARLEKAVEFSSFENLKKQEQENGFQEKAPNAKSFFRKGKVSDYLEALTQEQIDQITQDHKEVMLKYGFIKV is encoded by the coding sequence ATGCTAGATAAAATTAAATATAAAACTGTATGGTTAGCCTCTTATCCTAAATCAGGAAATACATGGTTTAGAATTTTTCTAACTAATTATATTAATAATTCTGATACACCAGCATCAATTAATGATTTAGAGCGAACTCCTATCGCTAGTTCAAGATGGCATTTTGATCAACTCTATAGTATCGATTCCGCGGACTTATACTTTGATGAAATAGATAATATGAGACCAGCATTATACGATAGTTGGAAAGAAAACGAGAGTATGCAATTTCATAAGGTTCATGATGCATATACTTATATTGAAAATGAACCATTACTTGGTAATCCTGTAGATCAGGCTGCTATATATCTTATCAGGAACCCTTTAGATGTAGCTATATCATTTGCTCATCATAGTGGCTATGAAGATATCAATAAGATTATAAAAGAAATGGCTGATGATGATTTTACACTTTGTGGTACCGATAAAACTATGCCAAATCAACTTAGACAAAAGCATCTTAGTTGGAGTAATCATGTTAAGAGTTGGGAGGATGCACCAATTGATAAGCTTTTTCTCAGATATGAAGATATGGTAGCTAATCCTATCAAAGAGTTTACTAAAGCTATAGTATTTTTGGGTATGGAACTAGACCAAGCAAGATTGGAGAAAGCAGTTGAGTTTAGTAGTTTTGAAAATCTTAAAAAACAAGAGCAAGAGAATGGTTTTCAGGAAAAAGCTCCAAATGCAAAAAGTTTTTTTAGAAAAGGTAAAGTTTCTGATTACTTAGAAGCTTTAACGCAAGAACAAATCGATCAAATAACACAAGATCATAAAGAGGTAATGCTCAAATATGGCTTCATTAAAGTATAA
- a CDS encoding serine/threonine protein kinase: MHKYNIYGININSQLSIPFLNIVKSFDSKQPTLVIEVVDNLSFIIKNQINNGLGMDSEGDIILDIPSIGCYKITDDKITIKYHKDIDSQTIVNFLVSAAIPYFLAKQGKIILRGCSFTSDNETANLLLGNSGVGKSTVLAALAKKDYRILADQFCVLSLIDDKVYVESAFAYIKLWLQATKQLEIDNTNLLKVRPKLKRFYWQAPFCNEKLPVENVFKLRTQNLESQNLLEKIYGIEKISLVHDSIFADKLVSIDKKSKLEKAKISFKLASQASFSKILNIRTKTTIQDLVELIETNFDEKY, from the coding sequence ATGCATAAATACAATATTTATGGGATAAATATAAATTCTCAACTAAGTATACCATTCTTAAATATAGTTAAAAGTTTTGATTCGAAACAGCCAACTCTTGTAATAGAAGTCGTAGATAATCTATCTTTTATAATCAAAAACCAAATAAATAATGGATTAGGTATGGACTCAGAAGGAGATATAATTTTAGATATACCCTCAATTGGATGTTACAAAATTACTGATGATAAAATAACTATTAAGTACCATAAAGATATTGACAGTCAAACTATAGTTAATTTCTTAGTCAGTGCTGCTATACCATATTTTTTAGCAAAACAAGGTAAGATAATTTTAAGAGGTTGTAGCTTTACAAGTGATAATGAAACTGCAAATTTGCTACTAGGAAATTCAGGTGTAGGAAAATCTACTGTTTTGGCAGCTCTTGCAAAAAAAGATTATAGAATACTAGCTGATCAATTTTGTGTATTGTCGCTAATTGATGACAAAGTATATGTTGAGTCTGCCTTTGCATATATAAAGCTTTGGCTTCAAGCAACTAAACAGCTTGAGATAGATAACACAAACTTATTAAAAGTTAGACCGAAATTAAAAAGATTCTATTGGCAAGCACCATTTTGTAATGAAAAGCTACCAGTAGAAAATGTGTTTAAACTTAGGACACAAAACCTAGAAAGTCAAAACTTATTAGAAAAAATTTATGGAATTGAAAAAATTAGCTTAGTACACGACAGCATATTTGCTGATAAATTAGTATCTATTGACAAAAAATCTAAACTTGAGAAAGCAAAAATATCATTTAAGTTAGCATCACAAGCAAGTTTTTCTAAAATTCTCAACATCCGTACAAAAACAACTATTCAAGACTTAGTAGAATTGATAGAGACTAATTTTGATGAAAAATACTAA
- a CDS encoding ABC transporter ATP-binding protein: MKNTKKNIYYFYLYINDLIKHSPYKFVLGCLLTIINTFCAGIGLLLLIPLLHFFGWNNQNGSLANTQLGIFSSLPKELAIFIVLLLFLILIIFAAVVDYINTTVTNSFKKSYLYNLKKEFNYKIAHASWGYLIKNRIKDIEHLFSSGLSQISTLTMFSFQIISAVLIALMYILFALIISPSLTLITIFLSLIIFTLTHKFNPIINGQMNFAVHTRIHSAFSSFLDGVKLAKSYNTIDNYIEHFDILNKQSEALQMEFINSQKRISLFVKISSALIMAIFFYAALVIFEIQLVSMIALLLVFARLLPNLTTIQQNYFRILNIVPIYVQTKNMITELEKNKEAQHKDFKIDLKDKIQLKNVDFCYDDNNKVLKNLNCCLYANQTVAIVGESGAGKSTLADLLLGILSVDSGYIKIDNTTLDEEHMYSWRELISYVPQDTYLFNESIKDNLLWAAPKATDKDIYEALKLAALYDFVVKLPDGINSIIGDRGVYLSGGQKQRLAIARALLRKPKVLLLDEATSALDIQNEELIYETLKKLKGQITIIIITHRLSTLRATDNIIVMSNGEIIEQGSYQNLSSITDSQFNKVFSINNTKHLGEHL; encoded by the coding sequence ATGAAAAATACTAAAAAGAATATATATTATTTTTATCTATACATTAATGACTTAATAAAACATTCACCATATAAATTCGTATTGGGGTGTTTATTAACTATTATTAACACATTTTGTGCAGGTATAGGGTTGTTATTACTTATACCTTTATTACATTTTTTTGGTTGGAATAATCAAAATGGCTCTTTGGCAAACACACAATTGGGTATATTCTCTAGTCTTCCCAAAGAACTAGCAATTTTTATTGTCTTATTACTATTTCTAATACTAATAATCTTTGCAGCAGTAGTAGATTATATAAATACAACGGTGACAAATTCTTTTAAAAAATCTTATCTTTATAATTTAAAAAAGGAATTTAACTATAAGATTGCTCATGCTAGCTGGGGATATTTAATAAAAAATAGAATTAAAGATATTGAGCATTTATTCTCAAGCGGTTTATCACAAATATCTACTCTGACTATGTTTAGCTTTCAAATAATATCAGCAGTACTTATTGCCTTAATGTATATATTGTTTGCATTAATAATATCGCCAAGTTTAACTTTAATTACAATATTTTTATCTTTGATAATCTTCACACTAACGCATAAATTTAATCCTATTATTAATGGTCAAATGAATTTTGCTGTTCATACTAGGATACATTCTGCTTTTAGTTCCTTTTTAGATGGTGTGAAATTAGCCAAAAGCTATAACACTATAGATAATTATATCGAGCATTTTGATATCTTAAACAAGCAAAGTGAAGCTTTACAAATGGAGTTTATTAACTCACAAAAAAGAATTTCTTTATTTGTAAAAATATCCTCAGCACTTATAATGGCGATATTTTTCTATGCTGCTTTGGTAATTTTTGAAATTCAGTTAGTATCAATGATTGCACTATTGTTGGTATTTGCAAGACTATTACCTAATCTAACAACGATACAACAAAATTATTTTCGCATCTTAAATATTGTGCCTATATATGTACAAACAAAAAATATGATTACTGAACTTGAGAAAAATAAAGAAGCCCAACATAAAGATTTCAAAATAGACCTAAAAGATAAAATTCAGCTTAAAAATGTTGATTTTTGCTATGACGATAATAATAAAGTCCTGAAAAATCTAAACTGCTGCTTATATGCAAATCAAACTGTAGCTATTGTAGGTGAATCTGGCGCTGGTAAAAGTACATTAGCTGATCTTCTTCTAGGTATTTTAAGTGTCGATAGTGGATATATAAAAATTGATAATACCACACTTGATGAAGAGCATATGTATAGCTGGCGAGAATTGATAAGCTATGTCCCCCAGGATACATATCTTTTTAATGAAAGTATCAAAGATAACTTACTATGGGCAGCTCCAAAAGCTACTGATAAAGATATTTATGAAGCTTTAAAATTAGCTGCTCTATATGATTTTGTTGTCAAATTACCTGATGGCATAAATAGTATTATAGGAGATAGAGGTGTGTATTTATCAGGTGGACAGAAACAAAGACTTGCCATAGCTAGAGCACTACTGAGAAAACCTAAAGTCCTATTATTAGATGAGGCTACTAGTGCTCTTGATATACAAAATGAAGAACTAATATACGAAACTCTTAAAAAACTTAAAGGGCAAATAACCATTATTATCATTACACATAGATTATCAACTTTAAGAGCTACGGATAATATTATTGTAATGAGTAATGGTGAAATTATTGAACAAGGAAGCTATCAAAACTTAAGTAGTATTACAGACTCTCAATTTAATAAAGTTTTTTCAATTAATAATACAAAACATCTAGGAGAACATCTATGA
- a CDS encoding PqqD family peptide modification chaperone, which yields MSKINLKDKITRNNDFYSSEIDNELIMMDISSNNFYTTGEIGNRIWELLEFETSCENICQQLCQEYDVSIEQCQQDTLNFLNQLLENKAIQLKK from the coding sequence ATGAGCAAAATAAACCTAAAAGATAAAATAACTAGAAACAATGACTTTTATTCTTCTGAGATAGATAATGAACTAATAATGATGGATATTAGTAGTAATAATTTCTATACTACCGGAGAAATTGGCAATAGAATTTGGGAATTACTAGAGTTTGAAACTAGTTGTGAGAATATATGCCAACAGCTGTGTCAAGAATATGATGTTTCTATAGAGCAGTGCCAACAAGACACATTAAATTTCCTAAATCAATTATTAGAGAATAAAGCTATACAATTAAAAAAATGA
- a CDS encoding lasso peptide biosynthesis B2 protein: MIIQKVYRKLRTATKMPLKKKVWFIILYPISGIARFASLTLSLKKIFWYLGYTHCNAQLCIPASEEQLILAYKISKTATLVSKYVPWESKCLIDAIMVKTLLKYYKIPYVIHIGMIKTNEENKPFMGHAWVKVADQIVIGGDGQGCKNYSINCTITSINFKTKA; encoded by the coding sequence ATGATTATACAAAAAGTATACAGAAAACTGCGTACAGCTACTAAGATGCCTTTAAAAAAGAAAGTATGGTTTATAATACTTTACCCAATTAGTGGCATAGCTAGATTTGCATCACTAACATTAAGCTTGAAAAAAATATTTTGGTATCTTGGATATACTCATTGTAATGCACAACTATGTATTCCTGCAAGCGAAGAGCAGTTGATACTTGCTTATAAAATTAGTAAAACAGCTACGCTGGTATCAAAATATGTACCGTGGGAATCCAAATGCCTCATAGACGCAATAATGGTAAAAACTTTATTAAAATATTACAAAATACCATATGTTATTCATATCGGTATGATAAAAACTAACGAAGAAAATAAACCATTTATGGGGCATGCATGGGTCAAAGTTGCTGACCAGATAGTTATTGGTGGTGATGGACAGGGTTGTAAAAACTATAGTATAAATTGCACCATAACATCAATTAATTTTAAAACAAAAGCTTAA
- a CDS encoding asparagine synthase-related protein: protein MFHGIFFRKDSKLEKIPQQIIDGSNQKLNIDPQRKIIKTIYDKNYWFAQALEKNSNKSIYIQKNIIIVGWIKLYNRDEIFSELQLEYTDKISDEELIVSLYNKYKSSVAKYLHGDYSFVIFDISINQAICVRDHMGTRPFYYYLDENIFVFSSSQVLFNLLDIIDISASQEWICRVLAGGTNMNCKKTAYNEVFKIPPAHFLEISNNDTQIQKYFEFSTEKIFLNDDSQYFEEYEKRVKKAIIDRFTNSNHPIGSEISGGIDSSTVTAYIAKYFDQPISNLYTYGFTKLEQEPEYALLVNQVYGLPNAFICSGNSYDESNCKNPLDILGAPVEHGNATFHEIFYKNASQNGVRSLFSGFGGDEFVTSIHGDLVAFELLAKKDYIGICKHFGGNIITKPLRILRFLIRNNIKRGKKSFNMLNAFKPRWPYFCVKDELVEKYRLKDRYFEVSNFDNGYTNLDKFTLEKRWVGFVPTRTDNCSLMAAAYGIDYFWPLLDVRLIQFFLSIPNTLKFCNGYGRYLHRKAVEKIVPKKIIWKKSKYMGEPFSSKINIKPKLKIAKDLHPELSILIDIDKLKTQIADYNDSIEIDKSISMVMNRNVVDINAIDQWLKHFNLKIK from the coding sequence GTGTTTCACGGCATTTTTTTCAGAAAAGATAGTAAGTTAGAGAAAATTCCACAACAAATAATTGATGGATCAAACCAAAAACTAAATATAGACCCTCAAAGAAAAATAATTAAAACAATATATGATAAGAACTACTGGTTTGCTCAAGCATTAGAAAAAAATTCAAATAAAAGTATTTATATACAAAAAAATATTATTATTGTAGGTTGGATAAAACTATACAATCGTGATGAAATTTTTTCAGAATTACAGTTAGAGTATACTGATAAAATCTCGGATGAAGAACTTATCGTATCATTATATAACAAATATAAAAGCTCGGTCGCCAAGTACCTACATGGTGACTACTCTTTTGTTATTTTTGATATTTCTATTAATCAAGCCATATGTGTTAGAGACCATATGGGAACTAGGCCATTTTATTATTATTTAGATGAAAATATTTTTGTTTTTTCTTCATCCCAAGTTTTGTTTAACCTTTTAGACATAATAGATATCTCAGCTAGTCAAGAATGGATATGTAGAGTTCTAGCAGGTGGTACAAATATGAATTGCAAAAAAACTGCTTACAATGAGGTTTTTAAAATTCCTCCAGCGCATTTTTTAGAAATCTCTAATAATGACACTCAGATACAGAAATATTTTGAATTTTCTACAGAAAAAATTTTTTTAAATGATGATAGTCAATATTTTGAAGAATATGAAAAAAGAGTTAAAAAAGCAATTATCGATAGATTTACTAATAGTAACCATCCTATTGGTAGTGAAATAAGCGGCGGTATAGATTCATCCACAGTTACTGCCTATATCGCTAAATATTTTGATCAGCCGATAAGCAATCTTTATACATACGGATTTACTAAACTAGAGCAAGAACCAGAATATGCCCTACTTGTAAATCAAGTTTATGGTTTACCTAATGCTTTTATTTGTTCTGGGAATAGTTATGATGAGAGTAATTGCAAAAATCCTCTAGATATTTTAGGAGCCCCTGTTGAGCATGGAAATGCTACATTTCATGAGATATTTTATAAAAATGCTTCTCAAAATGGAGTCAGAAGTTTATTTTCTGGTTTTGGAGGTGATGAATTTGTTACATCAATACATGGTGATTTGGTTGCTTTTGAGTTGTTAGCTAAAAAAGATTATATAGGGATATGTAAACACTTTGGTGGAAACATTATTACTAAGCCTCTAAGAATACTACGCTTTTTAATAAGAAATAATATTAAACGTGGCAAAAAAAGCTTTAACATGCTTAATGCTTTCAAACCACGTTGGCCATATTTCTGTGTTAAGGATGAACTTGTCGAAAAATATCGCCTCAAAGATAGATATTTTGAAGTAAGTAATTTTGACAATGGTTATACTAATTTAGATAAATTTACTTTAGAAAAAAGATGGGTTGGCTTTGTACCAACACGTACAGATAACTGTTCACTGATGGCTGCTGCATATGGCATAGATTATTTTTGGCCATTACTTGATGTTAGATTAATCCAATTCTTTTTGTCAATACCAAATACGCTAAAATTTTGTAATGGTTACGGCAGGTATCTACATAGAAAAGCGGTAGAAAAAATTGTACCTAAGAAAATCATATGGAAAAAGAGTAAGTATATGGGTGAGCCTTTTAGCAGCAAAATAAATATTAAGCCTAAATTGAAAATAGCTAAGGATCTGCATCCAGAACTGAGCATATTAATTGATATAGACAAGCTAAAAACTCAAATAGCAGATTATAATGACTCTATTGAAATTGATAAAAGTATTAGCATGGTTATGAATAGAAATGTTGTTGATATTAATGCTATAGATCAATGGTTAAAACATTTTAATTTGAAAATAAAATGA